From Acidianus brierleyi:
ATGTTCCTTGTGTACCTTCTATAAGGATTCTGCTATCTTTTTGTAATTCGTCTATAAGCATGTCTGGTACATTCGCAATATAATTTTCCAGCTCTTTATAATCTTTAGCTAGTTTTAAAATTCTTAATATTCGTCTAGCCTCAGCGTATCCTACTCCTTGTCCAGTACTTCCCACCATTTTCATAAGATTTTCATCGTTTCTTTCATCTTTTATTTCTTTGTCTGTTATTATTCCAACATGAGAATCTATTATTACTCTATTATCCGAATCAGTTGATTTTATTTCATTAAATAATTGTTCTAGACTTGTTAGAGCTCCTGGAGCAAGAACTAGCTTAGTAGATTTATTCACGAAAGCAGAAGGTAATATTCTAATTTTCCATGTTTTATTATTAAAAACTACAGTGTGCCCTGCATTAATGGACCCAGTTCTAACAGCATAATTAGGGGAATCATTTATACCTAAATATGATGCTATCTTGCCTTTTCCTTCATCTCCATAAAATCCCCCTACAAGTATATCTAACATAAAACACCGTTTTGATTACTCTTACTCCATACTATAAAAACATACCTTACGAAATTTTGTAATTATAAAATCTAGAAATAAGTCTTCATATTTAATCATCATTTCCGTTAATTAATCATTATGATTTATGTAGTAATTTCATTTAGTCTGTTGTTATTTATTGCTTCTTTAATTTCTATTGCAATTCTTCTACCTAAACTAATAGGTTTTCCAAAATATAGCTTTGAGTATTGACTTCCTATACCCATATATGCGTTTGTGCCTCCTCCAATTCTAGGAGCTACGTCATATACTACCAGATCTAACTCTGGTGTTACGATAAGTTGTAGTGTAAATGGACCTATTATTCCGGGATATTGTAACTTCTTTGTAGCATTTACAAATGAATATCCTATCTCAAAAACTTTTTCTAGAAGACTTTCTCGAATAGTAGCAGGTTCATGTCCAACCTCTATTAATCTAGGAGTTTTATTAAGTTCTAACTGAATATCTGCAGGTAGTTTATAAAATGAATCCCAATCGCTTTGAATTCTTCTATCTATACTTATTATTTCAGTTCTATCAAATAACATACTATTAAAATAATTTATATTAAAATATGCTCCTAATATAAATTCTTCAATTACCATATCTTTTAAGCTTTCTTCATTTATTATATTTTCTTTCAATAATTTATTTAACTTGGTATCAAAATCGTCCTTATTTTTTGCGAAAAAGAATCCTCTTTCTACACGCCTTTTTGCTTCTGGTAATTTAACTATAACTGGCCCGTCAATATTTTCGATTTTATATATTTTGGGCCTCTTTATATTGGCTTCATCAAGAATTTTATAATAATTTTTGTCTCCTAATCTTTCTTCCCACCTTAACATATATTTATTTCCAAAAAATTTCGTTCTCATATTTTCTAAGTTATCATATCCTAGATAGACTGCCATACTTCTATTAGGGACCACTATGGCCTCATTGTAGATTAATTTCTGTTGAATTGAATCAGAATATATTTCTTTAAAATCATTTAATAATATACATTCGTCAACTATATTTTTAAATTCTAAATATGGTCTTTCTCTACCTTTTTTGCATAATGCTATTGTATCAAATCCTTCATCCTTTGCTCCATCAAAAATATCTAAGGCAGAATGGCTAGCCAATGCGGCTATTTTCATGTCGTAACCACATCCAATTTACTTTGTTGGATTGCTATATTTAATTCTCTTGCTATTCTCTTTCCTACACACATCGGTTCATTCCAATAAAGCCATGAATACGGACTTCCGTTTATATATAAGTTAGTTCCAGCAACTATCCTACCAGAGAACTCAAAAACTATTATATCAAGATTATCTGTCACTACTGACTCCAAAGAGAAAGGCCCAATAATACCAGGAGGAACAATATTTTTAGTAGTTTCTACAAAATTATCAGCGTATTCATATGCCTTAGGTAATATACTTTCTCTAGCCACTACTGGAATATTGCCTGCTACAACGAATGTTGGTTCTGTTTCGTTTCCCCATGGCAATCTTTTTAATCCGTCTATATTAGATTCATATCTTATATCTATACCAGTTAATTCTACTCTCTTAAGAATTGGGCTATAAAAAAACTGGAAATACATTGGTATACCTATAACATATTCTTGAATAATAATTTCATCCAAGTTTTTTATAATATTTTTTTCTAATAGCGTGTTAATTCCATTCTTTAACTCAGATTTATTTCTAGCTAAAAAATATCCCTTACCTCCTTTAGCGCCAGGTAGTTTAACTATAACTAATCTATCTACGTCTTCTATACTTTCAAATGATTCTGGAATTTTTATGTTTGATTTCTCAAGTAAGCTCATTTTTTTCTTTTGATTTGATTCCCATTCGAATAAATTTCTATTACCAAAAATTGGAACTTTTATTTTACTTACTCTATCCATTCCTAAGTATTCTATTAAGCTCCCATGTGGTACGAAAATGGAATTATTTATTGAATTTATGTGATTTACTGCTTCATCAAAATTATCATAAACTAGATATTTATCAATAAAAGTAAATCTTTTGTAAAAGCTCTCTCGTTTAGCATCAGTTATTATGGCTGTATTGAATTTCTCTTCTTTTGCACCGTGTAAAATTTGTAATGACGAATGACTTCCTAATGTTGTAATAAACATAAACTTAGATAAATGGAAAACCTATTAAGCTTGATTGCTAGTAGTAGGTGTAATGGACGACGTATGCCCTTTAGAGTGGCGATATGGGAGTAACGAAATGCGACATTTATTTTCTAGAGATCATATAATAAAGACTAGAATAGACGTAGAAATAGCATTACTTAAAGCGTTACAAAAACTAGGTTATGTTACTGTCGATGATATAAAAAAGGTAATAGAAGAGTCAAATAATATAAGAATTGAGGAGATAGACAAATTAGAAGAGAAATTAGGTCATGATGTAATGGCAATGGTCGTGGCATTAGCCGAAAAGTCTGGCGATAGTGGGAAATTTATTCATTTTGGAGCTACTAGTTATGACATAGTAGATACGGCGTATGCAATTATATTTAGAGATGCAATTAACATTATATATAATAAATTAACTAAAATAATAGATAGACTAAGCGAACTATCAGATAAATACAGAAATACTATAATGGTAGGTAGAACCCATGGTCAGCACGCATTACCTATAACTCTTGGATTTAAATTTGCTAACTATGTCTACGAACTAACTAGATCCTTACTTAGAATACTAGAAAGTAAAGAAAGACTGATTAGAGGCAAGATGTCGGGCGCTGTAGGTACTATGGCAGCGTGGAACGGATATGGTATAAAAATAGAAGAATATGTAATGAAAGAATTAGATCTAGAACCTCATGTAATTTCTACTCAAATTGCGCCTAGAGACGGCTTTGCAGAAATAGTTTCCGATTTAGCTATACTAGGTTCTCAACTGGATCGATTAGCTCTAGAAATTAGAGAATTAATGAGACCAGAAATTTCCGAATTAAAAGAAGGAGTTGGAAACAGAATAGGTAGTAGTACTATGCCCCAAAAAGAAAATCCAGTTACTGCTGAAAAAATTAGTGGTTTAGCTAAAATTCTTAGAGGTTTTGTAGTTTCAGAACTAGAAAATATTCCATTATGGCATGAAAGAGATCTTACTAACAGTTCTTCAGAACGAATAATAATTTCGCATTCGTTTATAATAATAGACGAAATGTTAGACAGCGCACTAGAAGTTCTTAGTAATATAATAATTAACAAAGAAAATATGGAAAGAAACTTAAGTATATCTAATGGTCTTATAATGGCTGAAAGTCTAATGATAAATCTTACATTGAAAGGAATGCCTAGACATAAGGCGCACGAGTTAGTTTCTAGGCTCTCTAAAAATGTAAGACTATCTAATAAATCCCTTGAAGAAGTAGCGTTAGAAGATCCAACTGTAAGAAGTTTCTTTTCTGAGAGTGAAATAAAAAATATTCTAGATTATAGAAAATATTTAGGCCAAATTAATGATTTGATAGATAGATCACTAGAGTATTATAAGGACGTGTTAAATCGCGATAATTTAAAAAGTGTAAATGCAAAATGAAATATTGCCGCTGTAGCTCAGCTGGTAGAGCGCCGGCCTCGTAAGGTATATTACCAAGGTAGCCGGTGGTCGCGGGTTCAAATCCCGCCGGCGGCTTAAAGTGACCGATAATGAAACTAAAAGATCTAGGAGAACATAATTTTATCTCAGATATTATTTCAAAGTATTTGGGAAAAGATGTAAATTCGGACGTATTTATTCAAGGGAATAAGGTATATAAGCTGGATGGATTTCAGTTATCATATACTCTTCCTTTTATGGATTATTACGATATAGGTTGGAAAGCCGTTACTGGGACTATTAGCGACATTATATTTTCTTTAGCTTCTCCAAATATAGTAATGGTATCATTAGGTTTATCTAATGATATGGAAGTAAATGATGCAGAGAAAATTATCAAAGGTATTTATGACGCTTCTATTTATTATCACGCTAGATATGTAGGCGGAGATACTAACAATAGCTCCTCATCAGGTTGGATAGATGTTGCAGGTATAGGCGATTTGCTTTGCAACGAGCATCCACAAATAGATAAAGGAGATGTTATCGTTGTAACAAATAAGATTGGTTTTACGTCAAATTTTTTTATATCTTATCTATCTAATTTTAAAATACCTATTTTTCATGATTCACTAGTGAAAATTTCGCATCCAGTTGTAAATACACATTTACCAAGAGTATTACAAAGATTTTGTGGTGCGATATCCTATTCTACAGATATAAGTGATGGATTAGTAATTACATTATATAATATTATCCAAAGATTTAGTGTAGGCATAAAATTAGACAGAATACCTATAAATGACGTAATAGCTAATATGCTTAAAACATACGGATATAGCATTTTTGATATTTTAAAATTCTCTGGGGAAGAGTATGAAGGAATATTTGTAGTTAAAGAAAAGAATTATGAAGAATTTGTTAATGCGCTTAGCATAATAGGCTATAGTCCAATGGAAATAGGTAGAGTAGATGGCAGTAATAGCTTGATATACAACGATAAGAAGTTAAATGAGACCGGTTGGGATAATTTTAAGGGTTGGTTTTAACCAAATAAACCTTTTATTTGGAGAATATACTTAAATATATCATATATCAATTATAGCTTCAGATTTGTATGGCACAAGCAGAACAGACGAAAAATCAAGGATTTAGATTATTACCTGCTCCGTCAAAATTCGAAAATGGAGTAGTAAAATTTGGTGATAGAGAAATAAAAATTGGCGGGCCTTTGCCTAAGCTTGCTACTAATGAGAAGTTAATTAGGGTTACTCACTCATTATGTCCAGTATGCTATAGGCTTTTGCCAGCAACTATTTTTGAAAAAGACGAAAAGATGTATATAAGAAAAGTGTGCCCAGATCATGGAGAATTTGAGGATTTGTACTATGGAGACGTAGGGATGTACTATAAGTTCGATTACTGGGAATATGAAGGAAAAGGACCTAAGGTTCCTTATGTTGATCTTCAATCTCCATGTCCTTTTAACTGCGGTTTATGTCCAATGCATCATCAACACTCAGCTCTAGTCAATCTTGTAATAACTAATAGATGTGATCAAGCATGTTGGTATTGCTTTTTCTTTGCTGAAAAGGCCGGTTACGTGTTTGAACCAACATTAGACCAAATAAAATATATGGTAGATCAATTAAAGAGACAAGATATAACATTAGTTATTCAAGTTACTGGCGGAGAGCCTACATTAAGAGAGGATATAGTAGAAGTAATAAAATTACTAAGAGAGAATGGAGTAAAGCACATTCAGTTAAATTCCTGGGGAGGTACTTTCGCTAAATTGTATTTAGAAGATCCAGATAAGGCTATAAAATACGCGGTAGCTCTAAGAGAAGCGGGCGTAAATACCGTTTATATGAGTTTTGATGGTACTAACAGAAAGACTAATCCTAAGAACCATTGGGAAATTCCGTATACTTTAGAAGCGTTTAGAAGAGCAGGAATGACTAGTGTTGTTTTAGTTCCTACTGTAATAAAGACTGTAAATGATAATGATCTAGGCAACATTGTAAAATTCGCAGCAAAGAATCTCGATGTAGTGAGGGCTGTAAACTTCCAACCAGTTAGTCTCACAGGGATGATGAAAAGAAATATGAGAGCTAAATTCAGGATAACTATTCCGGAGGTTTTAAAGAATATAGAGGATCAAACAGATGGTGAAGTAACTAGAGATAGTTGGTACCCTATAGGTACTTCCGTAGTATTTTCAAGGCTAGTTGAAGCATTAACTGGCAAAGAACAATTTGAAATGGCTAACCATCCAAGTTGTGGAGCTGGAACATACATTTATGTAGAATGGAAGAATAATGAACCTCACTTTATACCTATATCAAAGTTTATAGACCTTGAAGGTTTGCTTGAGTACTTTAAAGAAAAAGCTGACGAGCTTAAGGAAGGTGCCAGTAAATATTGGGTTGGGATGAAAATACTAGCTAACATAAAGAAATTTATAGATAAAGAAAAAGGACCTAAAGACTTTGATGTATTTAAGATGCTTTACAGTGTAGTAATGAATCATAATTATGAGGCATTAGGCGAATGGCATTATAGAACATTATTCTTAGGTACTATGCACTTTATGGATCTCTATAACTACGATATACAAAGAGTGATGAGATGCGACATACATTATGTAACACCTGATGGTAGAGTAATACCATTCTGTACCTACAATGTTTTAAATGATTTATATAGAGACAAAGTACTAAAGGAATATCAAATTCCATTAGAGGATTGGATAAAGAAGTATGGAGAAAATAGTATAGGTGATTCAACAAAATATAAGAGGATGGCAAGCATGTTGGAAAAAGGCGAAATATATAAGGAGACATATAAAGGATTTATTTGAATTTTTTATATATTAAATGGATTTCATTATTACACTCGCATATTTTTGCATCTACTAGTTGTAACCTTGGAGACTCTTCACCATTAAAGCCTTCACCATTAGCCAAGTTAATTCCATTTCCAAATATTCTAGATGAGATAGTTACTCTGATCTCATCATAGCAATTTTCTTTAATAGCATTCCATATTGTATTACCTCCACCTTCTATCATTATTTTTCTTATAGCAAAATTTTCATATAGATCGTTCATAATTTTACATATGGTGATATTGTTGATAATTCGTACTATTATACCCCTAGATATTAGTTTATCTTTCAATATACAATTGTCTTTTTCTGTATATACTATTGTTTGAGGCGGTATTATAAAGATTTTTGAATTTATATCCAAATTAAAGGACTTTGATACTACAACTCTTACCGGATCTTTTCCTTTTACATATTTTAACTTCAGCGATGGATTGTCTTTTCTTACTGTATTTCCGCCAACTAGTACTGCATCTACTTCTGATCTTAGAATATGCTGTCTTATCTTATCATATTTGCAACTAAGTTCACTATAAAAATCCTTTGCTGCTAGCCTCCCATCTATAGAAACAGTGCTAAATATTATAATATATGGCTTATTCATTACTTATTCATTATAGCAAGGTTTTTAAACCAAACTCTGATATCACACTTATATCTGATTTTACAGTCTATACAACAAGTATAGCATACATTCATTTTTGTAATTTTACAGTATTTTAGAAGCCTAGGTCTACCACATGATTCACAGTTTTCTTCGTAAACCATTTTTATATCTTCCAGCAGTCTATATTGTCACATACTATTTTTATATTTTTATCCTCTATGCTTATTTTGGAGTTACCTATAAACATTATATTATTTAATCTTATAATAATTGAACCTAGTGTAGGGGTTTTTGTATTAAATATATACAGATTTTCTATAGTCTCAACATTCTTTCTTAATTCCATAAATACCTCACAGCTATCTATAGTTTGATTATTACAGTTTCCATGTCTTATAGAAATAGAATCTGGATAATGTGAAACTATTTTAGTTCCAAATATTCTATGTATTTCGCATGCTCCTCCTGCAGAATTCTTTAGACAACTTGTTAATATGATATAACTTAATTTATTCTTATCGACTATTATTTCTAAAATACTCCTTATAACATCATTTATATATTCTCCTGATGTAGAG
This genomic window contains:
- a CDS encoding formate--phosphoribosylaminoimidazolecarboxamide ligase family protein — its product is MKIAALASHSALDIFDGAKDEGFDTIALCKKGRERPYLEFKNIVDECILLNDFKEIYSDSIQQKLIYNEAIVVPNRSMAVYLGYDNLENMRTKFFGNKYMLRWEERLGDKNYYKILDEANIKRPKIYKIENIDGPVIVKLPEAKRRVERGFFFAKNKDDFDTKLNKLLKENIINEESLKDMVIEEFILGAYFNINYFNSMLFDRTEIISIDRRIQSDWDSFYKLPADIQLELNKTPRLIEVGHEPATIRESLLEKVFEIGYSFVNATKKLQYPGIIGPFTLQLIVTPELDLVVYDVAPRIGGGTNAYMGIGSQYSKLYFGKPISLGRRIAIEIKEAINNNRLNEITT
- the purB gene encoding adenylosuccinate lyase — encoded protein: MDDVCPLEWRYGSNEMRHLFSRDHIIKTRIDVEIALLKALQKLGYVTVDDIKKVIEESNNIRIEEIDKLEEKLGHDVMAMVVALAEKSGDSGKFIHFGATSYDIVDTAYAIIFRDAINIIYNKLTKIIDRLSELSDKYRNTIMVGRTHGQHALPITLGFKFANYVYELTRSLLRILESKERLIRGKMSGAVGTMAAWNGYGIKIEEYVMKELDLEPHVISTQIAPRDGFAEIVSDLAILGSQLDRLALEIRELMRPEISELKEGVGNRIGSSTMPQKENPVTAEKISGLAKILRGFVVSELENIPLWHERDLTNSSSERIIISHSFIIIDEMLDSALEVLSNIIINKENMERNLSISNGLIMAESLMINLTLKGMPRHKAHELVSRLSKNVRLSNKSLEEVALEDPTVRSFFSESEIKNILDYRKYLGQINDLIDRSLEYYKDVLNRDNLKSVNAK
- a CDS encoding 2,5-diamino-6-(ribosylamino)-4(3H)-pyrimidinone 5'-phosphate reductase translates to MNKPYIIIFSTVSIDGRLAAKDFYSELSCKYDKIRQHILRSEVDAVLVGGNTVRKDNPSLKLKYVKGKDPVRVVVSKSFNLDINSKIFIIPPQTIVYTEKDNCILKDKLISRGIIVRIINNITICKIMNDLYENFAIRKIMIEGGGNTIWNAIKENCYDEIRVTISSRIFGNGINLANGEGFNGEESPRLQLVDAKICECNNEIHLIYKKFK
- a CDS encoding thiamine-phosphate kinase, with product MKLKDLGEHNFISDIISKYLGKDVNSDVFIQGNKVYKLDGFQLSYTLPFMDYYDIGWKAVTGTISDIIFSLASPNIVMVSLGLSNDMEVNDAEKIIKGIYDASIYYHARYVGGDTNNSSSSGWIDVAGIGDLLCNEHPQIDKGDVIVVTNKIGFTSNFFISYLSNFKIPIFHDSLVKISHPVVNTHLPRVLQRFCGAISYSTDISDGLVITLYNIIQRFSVGIKLDRIPINDVIANMLKTYGYSIFDILKFSGEEYEGIFVVKEKNYEEFVNALSIIGYSPMEIGRVDGSNSLIYNDKKLNETGWDNFKGWF
- the tes gene encoding tetraether lipid synthase Tes encodes the protein MAQAEQTKNQGFRLLPAPSKFENGVVKFGDREIKIGGPLPKLATNEKLIRVTHSLCPVCYRLLPATIFEKDEKMYIRKVCPDHGEFEDLYYGDVGMYYKFDYWEYEGKGPKVPYVDLQSPCPFNCGLCPMHHQHSALVNLVITNRCDQACWYCFFFAEKAGYVFEPTLDQIKYMVDQLKRQDITLVIQVTGGEPTLREDIVEVIKLLRENGVKHIQLNSWGGTFAKLYLEDPDKAIKYAVALREAGVNTVYMSFDGTNRKTNPKNHWEIPYTLEAFRRAGMTSVVLVPTVIKTVNDNDLGNIVKFAAKNLDVVRAVNFQPVSLTGMMKRNMRAKFRITIPEVLKNIEDQTDGEVTRDSWYPIGTSVVFSRLVEALTGKEQFEMANHPSCGAGTYIYVEWKNNEPHFIPISKFIDLEGLLEYFKEKADELKEGASKYWVGMKILANIKKFIDKEKGPKDFDVFKMLYSVVMNHNYEALGEWHYRTLFLGTMHFMDLYNYDIQRVMRCDIHYVTPDGRVIPFCTYNVLNDLYRDKVLKEYQIPLEDWIKKYGENSIGDSTKYKRMASMLEKGEIYKETYKGFI
- a CDS encoding MBL fold metallo-hydrolase — translated: MSIARISKDIYKIGLPNFRDNCYLVNLGTYYILIDSTSGEYINDVIRSILEIIVDKNKLSYIILTSCLKNSAGGACEIHRIFGTKIVSHYPDSISIRHGNCNNQTIDSCEVFMELRKNVETIENLYIFNTKTPTLGSIIIRLNNIMFIGNSKISIEDKNIKIVCDNIDCWKI
- a CDS encoding formate--phosphoribosylaminoimidazolecarboxamide ligase, yielding MFITTLGSHSSLQILHGAKEEKFNTAIITDAKRESFYKRFTFIDKYLVYDNFDEAVNHINSINNSIFVPHGSLIEYLGMDRVSKIKVPIFGNRNLFEWESNQKKKMSLLEKSNIKIPESFESIEDVDRLVIVKLPGAKGGKGYFLARNKSELKNGINTLLEKNIIKNLDEIIIQEYVIGIPMYFQFFYSPILKRVELTGIDIRYESNIDGLKRLPWGNETEPTFVVAGNIPVVARESILPKAYEYADNFVETTKNIVPPGIIGPFSLESVVTDNLDIIVFEFSGRIVAGTNLYINGSPYSWLYWNEPMCVGKRIARELNIAIQQSKLDVVTT
- a CDS encoding adenylosuccinate synthetase, with the translated sequence MLDILVGGFYGDEGKGKIASYLGINDSPNYAVRTGSINAGHTVVFNNKTWKIRILPSAFVNKSTKLVLAPGALTSLEQLFNEIKSTDSDNRVIIDSHVGIITDKEIKDERNDENLMKMVGSTGQGVGYAEARRILRILKLAKDYKELENYIANVPDMLIDELQKDSRILIEGTQGTFLSLYHGEYPYVTSRNSTASGVLSEIGIGPKYVNNIIVVFKSFVTRVGNGYLENELNEEDAKKLGLTEIATVTGRKRRVAPFNVKLAKESIRLNSATQIAITKLDTLFKDSYKVRNYSNLPLEAKKWIEDLEEELKVPITIIGTGEDSMDTIDLRKEKIGEE